A single Paraburkholderia sp. FT54 DNA region contains:
- the upp gene encoding uracil phosphoribosyltransferase yields MTQDSRFPNLFILDHPLIQHKLSHMRDRDTSTRTFRELLREITLLMGYEITRNLPMTTRRLTTPLVEIDAPVIAGKKLAIVPVLRAGIGMSDGLLELVPSARVGHIGVYRAEDHRPVEYLVRLPDLEDRVFILCDPMVATGYSAVHAVDVLKRRNVAGENIMFLALVAAPEGVQVFQDAHPDVKLYVASLDSHLNEHAYIVPGLGDAGDRLFGTKN; encoded by the coding sequence ATGACCCAGGACAGCCGTTTTCCCAATCTCTTCATCCTCGATCACCCGCTGATCCAGCACAAGCTGTCGCATATGCGCGACCGGGATACCTCGACTCGCACGTTCCGCGAACTGCTGCGTGAAATCACGCTGCTGATGGGCTACGAAATCACCCGCAATCTGCCCATGACCACGCGCCGCCTGACCACGCCGCTCGTCGAGATCGACGCGCCGGTGATCGCCGGCAAGAAGCTGGCGATCGTGCCGGTGCTGCGGGCCGGCATCGGCATGTCGGACGGCCTGCTGGAGCTGGTGCCGTCGGCGCGCGTGGGCCACATCGGCGTGTATCGCGCCGAGGACCATCGGCCGGTCGAATATCTGGTGCGGCTGCCCGACCTCGAAGACCGCGTGTTCATTCTGTGCGATCCGATGGTCGCGACCGGCTATTCCGCCGTGCACGCCGTCGATGTGCTCAAGCGCCGCAATGTGGCCGGCGAGAACATCATGTTCCTCGCGCTGGTCGCCGCGCCCGAAGGCGTGCAGGTGTTTCAGGACGCCCATCCGGACGTCAAGCTGTATGTCGCCTCGCTCGATTCGCATCTGAACGAGCACGCGTACATCGTGCCGGGTCTCGGCGACGCCGGCGACCGCCTGTTCGGCACGAAAAACTGA
- a CDS encoding YebC/PmpR family DNA-binding transcriptional regulator, producing MAGHSKWANIKHKKAAADAKRGKVWTRLIKEIQVAARMGGGDIDSNPRLRLAVEKAYDANMPKDNVNRAIQRGVGGVDGASYEEIRYEGYGIGGAAVIVDTMTDNRTRTVAEVRHAFSKNGGNMGTDGSVSFMFDHVGQFLFAPGTPEDKLMEAALEAGADDVVTNEDGSIEVLCPPNDFPKVKSALEAAGFKAELAEVTMKPQTEVEFTGEDAVKMQKLLDALENLDDVQEVYTNAAIADE from the coding sequence ATGGCGGGTCATTCGAAATGGGCCAACATCAAGCATAAGAAAGCAGCGGCCGACGCCAAGCGCGGCAAGGTCTGGACGCGGCTCATCAAGGAAATTCAGGTCGCGGCCCGCATGGGCGGCGGCGACATCGACTCGAACCCGCGTCTGCGGCTCGCCGTCGAAAAGGCGTACGACGCCAACATGCCGAAAGATAACGTCAACCGCGCGATCCAGCGTGGCGTGGGCGGCGTGGACGGCGCAAGCTACGAAGAAATCCGCTACGAAGGCTACGGCATCGGCGGCGCGGCGGTGATCGTGGATACCATGACCGACAACCGCACGCGTACGGTGGCGGAAGTGCGTCACGCGTTCTCGAAGAACGGCGGCAACATGGGCACGGACGGCTCGGTGTCGTTCATGTTCGATCACGTCGGCCAGTTCCTGTTCGCGCCCGGCACGCCGGAAGACAAGCTGATGGAAGCCGCGCTCGAAGCCGGCGCTGACGACGTCGTCACGAATGAAGACGGCAGTATCGAAGTGCTGTGCCCGCCGAACGATTTCCCGAAGGTGAAGTCCGCGCTGGAAGCCGCGGGCTTCAAGGCCGAGCTGGCCGAGGTGACGATGAAACCTCAGACGGAAGTCGAGTTCACCGGCGAGGACGCGGTGAAAATGCAGAAGCTGCTCGACGCGCTGGAGAATCTGGACGACGTGCAGGAAGTCTATACAAACGCCGCGATCGCCGACGAATGA
- the purD gene encoding phosphoribosylamine--glycine ligase: MKLLVVGSGGREHALAWKLAQSPRVQLVYVAPGNGGTAQDERLRNVDITEPAALADFVEKEQIAFTLVGPEAPLAAGIVNLFRQRGLKIFGPTKEAAQLESSKDFAKAFMKRHAIPTAEYETFADVAAAHAYLDAKGAPIVIKADGLAAGKGVVVAQTLEEAHAAVDMMLSDNKLGDAGARVVIEEFLAGEEASFIVMVDGKHVLPLASSQDHKRLLDGDLGPNTGGMGAYSPAPIVTPQLHARVMREIILPTVRGMEKEGIRYTGFLYAGLMIDAQGNPKTLEFNCRMGDPETQPIMARLKGDYSKVVEQAIAGTLDTVELEWDRRTALGVVLAAYNYPDTPRKGDRINDIPAETADSVTFHAGTTLTDGKLTTSGGRVLCVVGLADSVRSAQSVAYETINQISFDGMQYRRDIGYRALNRKHDARTEGKH, translated from the coding sequence ATGAAGTTACTCGTCGTCGGTTCCGGCGGTCGCGAACATGCGCTCGCATGGAAGCTCGCGCAATCGCCGCGGGTTCAGCTCGTCTACGTTGCTCCCGGCAACGGCGGCACCGCCCAGGACGAGCGTCTGCGCAACGTCGACATCACCGAGCCGGCTGCGCTCGCCGATTTCGTCGAAAAAGAACAGATCGCCTTCACGCTGGTCGGGCCGGAGGCGCCGCTCGCGGCCGGCATCGTCAATCTGTTCCGCCAGCGCGGTCTGAAGATTTTCGGGCCGACCAAAGAAGCCGCTCAGCTCGAAAGCTCGAAGGACTTCGCCAAGGCGTTCATGAAGCGCCACGCGATTCCGACCGCCGAATACGAAACCTTCGCCGACGTCGCCGCCGCGCACGCGTATCTCGACGCCAAGGGTGCGCCGATCGTCATCAAGGCCGACGGCCTCGCCGCGGGCAAGGGCGTGGTGGTCGCGCAAACGCTGGAAGAAGCGCACGCCGCGGTCGACATGATGCTGTCGGACAACAAGCTCGGCGATGCCGGCGCGCGTGTCGTGATCGAGGAGTTTCTCGCCGGCGAGGAAGCGAGCTTCATCGTGATGGTCGACGGCAAGCATGTGCTGCCGCTCGCGTCGAGCCAGGACCACAAACGCCTGCTCGACGGCGACCTCGGTCCGAACACGGGCGGCATGGGCGCCTATTCGCCCGCGCCGATCGTCACGCCGCAACTGCATGCCCGCGTGATGCGCGAAATCATCCTGCCGACGGTGCGCGGCATGGAAAAGGAAGGCATCCGCTACACCGGTTTCCTGTACGCCGGTCTGATGATCGACGCGCAAGGCAACCCGAAAACGCTCGAATTCAACTGCCGTATGGGCGACCCCGAAACGCAGCCGATCATGGCGCGTCTGAAGGGCGACTATTCGAAGGTGGTCGAGCAGGCCATCGCCGGCACGCTCGATACGGTGGAACTGGAGTGGGACCGCCGCACCGCGCTCGGCGTCGTGCTCGCCGCGTACAACTATCCGGACACGCCGCGCAAGGGTGACCGCATCAACGACATTCCGGCTGAAACCGCGGATTCGGTCACGTTCCACGCCGGCACCACGCTGACGGACGGCAAGCTGACCACCTCGGGCGGCCGCGTGCTGTGCGTGGTCGGTCTGGCGGATTCGGTGCGCAGCGCGCAGTCGGTCGCGTACGAAACGATCAATCAGATCTCGTTCGACGGCATGCAGTATCGCCGCGACATCGGCTACCGTGCGTTGAACCGCAAGCACGACGCCAGGACCGAAGGCAAGCACTAA
- the hemF gene encoding oxygen-dependent coproporphyrinogen oxidase: MTDSSYDAQAVRGWLQGLQTHIADTLGAFDGTPFATDTWQRAPGEKLRGGGCTRILEGGNFFERAGIGFSDVAGDTLPGSASAARPQLGGRGFEAMGVSLVLHPHNPHCPTVHMNVRLLIATKAGEEPVFWFGGGMDLTPYYGYEEDAQHFHRTCRDALQPYGADLYPSFKRWCDEYFFLKHRNEPRGIGGIFFDDFSAPGFDQSFAMLKSVGDAFLKAYLPIIERRRNIPYGQAERDFQAYRRGRYVEFNLVFDRGTLFGLQSGGRTESILMSMPPVVNWRYDWQPEPGTPEARLYSDFLVPREWV; this comes from the coding sequence ATGACCGATTCGAGCTACGACGCACAGGCCGTGCGCGGCTGGCTGCAAGGCCTGCAAACGCATATCGCGGACACGCTCGGCGCGTTCGACGGCACGCCGTTCGCCACCGACACCTGGCAGCGCGCGCCCGGCGAGAAGCTGCGCGGCGGCGGCTGCACGCGGATTCTCGAAGGCGGCAACTTCTTCGAACGGGCCGGCATCGGTTTCTCGGACGTCGCGGGCGACACCTTGCCGGGTTCGGCGAGCGCGGCGCGTCCGCAACTGGGCGGCCGCGGTTTCGAAGCAATGGGCGTGTCGCTCGTGCTGCACCCGCACAATCCGCACTGCCCGACCGTGCATATGAACGTGCGTCTCCTGATCGCGACCAAGGCCGGCGAAGAACCGGTGTTCTGGTTCGGTGGCGGCATGGATCTGACGCCGTACTACGGTTACGAAGAAGACGCGCAGCATTTCCATCGCACCTGCCGCGACGCGCTGCAGCCTTATGGCGCGGACCTCTACCCGAGTTTCAAGCGCTGGTGCGACGAGTATTTCTTCCTCAAGCACCGCAACGAGCCGCGCGGCATCGGCGGGATTTTCTTCGACGATTTCTCGGCGCCGGGCTTCGATCAATCGTTCGCGATGCTCAAAAGTGTCGGCGACGCGTTCCTCAAAGCGTACCTGCCGATCATCGAAAGGCGCCGCAACATTCCGTACGGTCAAGCCGAGCGCGATTTTCAAGCTTACCGGCGCGGGCGCTACGTCGAGTTCAATCTGGTCTTCGACCGTGGCACACTGTTCGGGCTGCAAAGCGGCGGACGCACGGAATCGATCCTGATGTCCATGCCGCCTGTGGTGAACTGGCGCTACGACTGGCAGCCCGAACCGGGCACGCCGGAAGCGCGTCTTTATAGCGATTTTCTCGTGCCGCGCGAGTGGGTGTGA
- a CDS encoding nicotinate-nucleotide adenylyltransferase, whose translation MKPNAHPVALPRRIGLLGGTFDPIHEGHLALARRFAHVLQLTELVLLPAGQPWQKADVSPAVHRLAMTRAAAGELELPGASVRVATDEIDHDGPTYTIDTLRRWREREGEDASIALLIGADQLVHLDTWRDWRRLFDFAHICAATRPGFDLASIPPAVAQEIDARRARADVLQATPCGHLLIDTTLAFNVSATDIRAHLREQVNQRLALAGGEQQDQAASHVPTAVWDYILQHHLYHR comes from the coding sequence CTGAAGCCGAACGCTCATCCTGTTGCCCTGCCTCGCCGGATCGGACTGCTCGGCGGCACTTTCGATCCGATCCACGAAGGCCACCTCGCGCTCGCGCGGCGTTTCGCGCACGTGCTGCAACTGACCGAACTCGTGCTGTTGCCCGCCGGGCAGCCCTGGCAGAAAGCGGACGTGTCGCCGGCCGTGCATCGCCTTGCCATGACGCGCGCGGCGGCTGGCGAACTGGAACTGCCGGGCGCGAGCGTGCGTGTCGCGACCGACGAGATCGATCACGACGGCCCGACTTACACGATCGACACGCTGCGACGCTGGCGTGAACGCGAAGGTGAGGACGCCTCGATCGCGCTCCTGATCGGCGCGGATCAACTGGTGCATCTCGACACATGGCGCGACTGGCGGCGCCTGTTCGACTTTGCCCATATCTGCGCGGCCACCCGGCCCGGTTTCGACCTCGCGTCGATTCCGCCGGCGGTCGCTCAAGAAATCGACGCGCGCCGTGCCCGCGCCGACGTTCTGCAAGCTACGCCCTGCGGCCACTTGCTGATCGATACGACGCTTGCGTTCAACGTTTCGGCCACCGACATTCGCGCGCATCTGCGCGAGCAGGTGAACCAGCGGCTCGCCCTCGCGGGCGGCGAACAGCAAGACCAGGCGGCGAGCCATGTCCCCACCGCGGTGTGGGACTATATTCTTCAACATCATCTGTACCACCGGTAA
- the rsfS gene encoding ribosome silencing factor, whose protein sequence is MDIRKLQRVIVDALEDVKAQDIKVFNTSHLTALFDRVIVASGTSNRQTKALASSVRESVKEAGGDIVSTEGEDVGEWVLVDCGDAIVHILQPALRQYYNLEEIWGDKPVRIKLSTPDPFGGARSSEPDEDEDEDEDAPAVKKPVRKTAARRK, encoded by the coding sequence ATGGATATTCGCAAACTGCAACGCGTGATCGTCGACGCTCTCGAAGACGTCAAGGCGCAAGACATCAAGGTGTTCAACACCAGCCACCTGACCGCGCTGTTCGATCGCGTGATCGTCGCGAGCGGCACCTCGAACCGGCAAACCAAGGCGCTCGCTTCGAGCGTGCGCGAGAGCGTCAAGGAAGCCGGCGGCGACATCGTCAGCACCGAGGGCGAGGACGTCGGCGAATGGGTGCTGGTGGATTGCGGCGACGCGATTGTGCACATCCTGCAACCGGCCCTGCGCCAGTACTACAACCTCGAAGAAATCTGGGGCGACAAGCCGGTGCGCATCAAGCTGTCCACGCCCGATCCGTTCGGCGGCGCGCGTTCGAGCGAGCCCGATGAAGACGAGGACGAAGACGAAGACGCGCCGGCGGTGAAGAAGCCCGTGCGTAAGACGGCCGCCCGCCGCAAGTAA
- the rlmH gene encoding 23S rRNA (pseudouridine(1915)-N(3))-methyltransferase RlmH: MKLHILAVGHKMPDWIATGFDEYAKRMPPELRIELREIKPEQRSSGRPADSVMAAERIKIEAALPKNARIVALDERGKDWTTMQLAGALPGWQQDGRDVAFLIGGADGLDPDLKARADMLLRVSSLTLPHAMVRVLLAEQLYRAWTITQNHPYHRV; the protein is encoded by the coding sequence ATGAAACTGCATATCCTCGCCGTCGGCCACAAGATGCCGGACTGGATCGCCACCGGCTTCGACGAATACGCGAAGCGCATGCCGCCCGAACTGCGTATTGAACTGCGCGAAATCAAACCCGAGCAGCGTTCGTCGGGACGGCCGGCGGACAGTGTGATGGCCGCCGAACGTATCAAGATCGAAGCCGCGTTGCCGAAGAATGCGCGCATTGTCGCGCTCGACGAACGCGGCAAGGACTGGACCACCATGCAACTCGCCGGCGCCCTGCCCGGCTGGCAGCAGGACGGCCGCGACGTGGCGTTCCTGATCGGCGGCGCCGACGGGCTCGACCCCGATCTGAAAGCGCGCGCCGACATGCTGCTGCGCGTCTCCAGCCTGACTTTGCCGCACGCGATGGTCCGCGTGCTGCTTGCTGAACAGCTTTACCGCGCGTGGACCATCACGCAAAATCACCCCTATCATCGCGTATGA
- a CDS encoding Maf family protein: MSTSAASLHPFVYLASQSPRRQELLQQLGVRFELLLPRPDEDAEALEAELPDERAHDYVQRVCIAKAQAARARLVAGGHAARPILVADTTVTIDDAILGKPVDADDAVAMLKRLAGRDHEVLTAVAVIDAEGALLPAALSVSKVRFAALHADAIRRYAASGEPLGKAGAYGVQGRAAEFIEHIDGSYSGIMGLPLFETAALLRAARIDF, from the coding sequence ATGTCCACGTCCGCCGCTTCGCTGCATCCGTTCGTCTACCTCGCTTCGCAAAGTCCACGCCGCCAGGAGCTGTTGCAACAGCTCGGCGTGCGTTTCGAACTGCTGCTGCCGCGCCCCGATGAAGACGCCGAAGCGCTCGAAGCCGAGCTGCCCGACGAACGCGCGCACGACTACGTGCAGCGGGTGTGCATCGCCAAGGCGCAGGCGGCCCGCGCGCGCCTCGTGGCCGGCGGCCATGCCGCGCGGCCGATTCTGGTTGCGGATACAACCGTCACGATCGACGACGCGATTCTCGGCAAGCCCGTCGATGCCGACGACGCCGTCGCGATGCTCAAACGCCTCGCCGGCCGCGATCACGAAGTGCTGACCGCCGTGGCCGTGATCGATGCCGAGGGCGCGCTGCTGCCGGCCGCGCTATCCGTGTCGAAGGTGCGTTTTGCTGCACTGCACGCAGACGCGATCCGCCGCTATGCGGCGAGCGGCGAGCCGCTCGGCAAGGCGGGCGCGTACGGTGTGCAGGGGCGCGCGGCGGAGTTTATCGAGCATATCGACGGGTCCTATTCAGGTATCATGGGTTTGCCGCTTTTTGAAACCGCTGCCCTCCTGCGCGCAGCGCGCATCGACTTCTAA
- the rng gene encoding ribonuclease G produces the protein MNEEILINVTPQETRVALVQQGAVQELHVERTLSRGRVGNVYLGKVVRVLPGMQSAFIDIGLERAAFLHVADIWHPRIAGEPQHQTPHQPIEKIVFEGQTLMVQVVKDPIGTKGARLSTQVSIAGRTLVYLPQEPHIGISQKIESEAEREAVRARLTAVLPADEKGGYIVRTIAEDATSEELAGDVAYLRKTWATILSQGQRMPPTSLLYQDLNLAQRVLRDFVNDETSRIQVDSRETYQMLADFAAEFTPAVSSKLHHYTGERPLFDLYNIEAEIQRALSRRVDLKSGGYLVIDQTEAMTTIDVNTGGYVGARNFDDTIFKTNLEAAHTIARQLRLRNLGGVIIIDFIDMENVEHRDQVLGELKKALSRDRTRVTVNGFSQLGLVEMTRKRTRESLAHVLCEPCPVCQGKGQVKTPRTVCYDVLREILRESRQFNPREFRVVASQQVIDLFLEEESQHLAMLIDFIGKPVSLQVESNLSQEQYDIVLM, from the coding sequence ATGAATGAAGAAATCCTGATCAATGTCACGCCGCAGGAAACGCGCGTCGCGCTGGTCCAGCAAGGCGCCGTCCAGGAACTTCACGTCGAACGAACGCTGTCGCGTGGCCGCGTCGGCAATGTCTATCTCGGCAAGGTTGTGCGCGTGTTGCCGGGCATGCAGTCCGCCTTCATCGACATCGGTCTCGAACGCGCCGCGTTCCTTCATGTGGCCGACATCTGGCATCCGCGCATTGCCGGCGAACCGCAGCATCAGACGCCGCATCAGCCGATCGAAAAAATCGTCTTCGAAGGCCAGACGCTGATGGTGCAGGTCGTGAAGGATCCGATCGGCACCAAGGGCGCGCGCCTGTCCACGCAAGTGAGCATTGCCGGGCGCACGCTCGTGTATCTGCCGCAGGAGCCGCATATCGGCATCTCGCAGAAGATCGAGAGCGAAGCCGAACGTGAAGCCGTGCGCGCGCGTTTGACCGCCGTGCTGCCCGCCGATGAGAAAGGCGGCTACATCGTGCGCACCATCGCGGAAGATGCGACCAGCGAAGAGCTGGCCGGCGACGTCGCGTATCTGCGCAAGACGTGGGCGACGATTCTCTCGCAAGGGCAGCGCATGCCGCCGACGAGTCTGCTGTATCAGGATCTGAATCTCGCGCAACGCGTGCTGCGCGATTTCGTCAACGATGAAACGTCGCGCATTCAGGTCGACTCGCGCGAGACGTATCAGATGCTGGCCGACTTCGCGGCCGAGTTTACGCCGGCGGTGTCGTCGAAACTGCATCACTACACCGGCGAGCGGCCGCTCTTCGATCTGTACAACATCGAGGCGGAAATCCAGCGCGCGTTGTCGCGCCGGGTGGATCTGAAGTCGGGCGGCTATCTCGTGATCGACCAGACCGAAGCGATGACGACCATCGACGTGAACACCGGCGGCTATGTCGGCGCGCGCAACTTCGACGACACGATCTTCAAGACCAACCTCGAAGCCGCGCACACCATTGCGCGGCAATTGCGTCTGCGCAATCTGGGCGGCGTGATCATTATCGACTTCATCGATATGGAAAACGTCGAGCATCGCGATCAGGTGTTGGGCGAATTGAAGAAGGCGTTATCGCGCGATCGCACGCGCGTGACGGTGAATGGGTTCTCGCAACTCGGGCTTGTCGAGATGACGCGCAAGCGCACGCGGGAATCTCTCGCGCATGTGTTGTGCGAGCCTTGTCCGGTTTGTCAGGGGAAGGGGCAGGTCAAGACGCCGCGTACCGTGTGTTACGACGTGCTGCGGGAGATTCTGCGCGAGTCGCGGCAGTTCAATCCGCGCGAGTTCCGCGTGGTGGCGTCGCAGCAGGTGATCGATCTGTTTCTCGAGGAAGAATCGCAGCATCTGGCGATGTTGATTGATTTTATTGGCAAGCCGGTGTCACTGCAGGTGGAGTCGAATTTGAGTCAGGAGCAGTACGATATTGTGCTGATGTGA
- a CDS encoding CopG family transcriptional regulator codes for MPKLNLIATSRPKGGETEKITINLGPIDLGQIDLLVEEGFYSNRTDLIRTAIRNQLAVHSQVVTETVTRRAMVLGMQHFSRQDLEAAQAAHEQLDIHVLGLASIAADVPPELAAATIASVVVLGAFHASPAVKAALAGRIS; via the coding sequence ATGCCCAAACTCAACCTCATAGCCACCTCCCGCCCCAAAGGCGGCGAGACCGAAAAAATCACCATCAACCTGGGCCCGATCGACCTCGGCCAGATCGATCTACTGGTCGAAGAAGGCTTTTACTCGAATCGCACCGACCTGATCCGCACGGCGATCCGTAACCAACTCGCGGTGCATTCCCAGGTCGTCACGGAGACGGTCACCCGGCGCGCCATGGTGCTCGGCATGCAGCACTTCTCGCGACAGGATCTCGAGGCGGCTCAGGCCGCGCACGAACAACTCGACATTCATGTGCTCGGCCTCGCCAGCATCGCAGCCGATGTGCCGCCCGAACTCGCGGCGGCCACGATTGCATCCGTGGTGGTGCTCGGCGCCTTTCATGCGTCGCCCGCGGTCAAGGCGGCGCTCGCCGGCCGCATCAGCTAG
- a CDS encoding PHB depolymerase family esterase has protein sequence MKMNEDFLKSMTDAFELLRTKGPQEATAAVQRALSGGNANMPHAEHVQTPHTPSNASEWAQVWTQMQTQAQAHARPAPYAPAAPTFDADTPGTFSTHTFNNAAGQRQYKLYVPAVYNSEPLPLIVMLHGCTQNADDFAAGTRMNEMAERHGFIVVYPNQAQAANHSKCWNWFKPADQVRDQGEPSLIAGITREVMGRYRVDPARVYVAGLSAGGAMADIMLKTSPDLYAAAGVHSGLAHGSAKDLPSALGAMKGGKAQRKRTRGTPQRPLIVFHGDADTTVHPSNAAEIIAPFDAGTTTVSTQSGDASHQRAYTQQRHVAANGVEAESWSIHGAGHAWAGGSQRGSYTDPCGPDAAAEMVRFFLAHPRPH, from the coding sequence ATGAAAATGAACGAAGATTTCCTGAAATCAATGACAGACGCCTTCGAGCTATTGCGCACGAAGGGCCCGCAGGAAGCCACCGCGGCGGTTCAACGCGCGCTCTCGGGCGGCAACGCGAACATGCCCCACGCCGAGCATGTACAAACACCGCACACGCCGTCCAATGCCAGCGAATGGGCGCAAGTGTGGACGCAGATGCAAACCCAGGCGCAAGCCCACGCGCGCCCCGCTCCTTACGCCCCTGCCGCGCCGACTTTCGACGCCGACACGCCAGGCACCTTCAGTACGCACACGTTCAACAACGCAGCCGGACAACGCCAGTACAAGCTCTACGTGCCGGCGGTCTACAACAGTGAACCGTTGCCGCTGATCGTCATGCTGCACGGCTGCACGCAGAACGCCGACGACTTTGCCGCCGGCACGCGCATGAACGAAATGGCCGAGCGTCATGGCTTTATCGTCGTGTATCCGAATCAGGCGCAAGCGGCCAATCATTCCAAATGCTGGAACTGGTTCAAGCCTGCCGATCAGGTACGCGACCAAGGCGAGCCGTCGTTGATCGCCGGCATCACGCGAGAGGTAATGGGCCGCTATCGAGTGGATCCGGCGCGCGTGTATGTCGCGGGTCTGTCGGCGGGCGGCGCAATGGCCGACATCATGCTGAAGACTTCGCCCGATCTCTACGCGGCGGCCGGCGTGCATTCGGGTCTCGCCCACGGCAGCGCGAAGGACTTGCCCTCGGCGCTCGGCGCGATGAAGGGCGGCAAAGCGCAACGCAAGCGCACGCGTGGCACGCCGCAACGTCCGCTCATCGTGTTTCATGGCGACGCTGACACGACAGTCCATCCGTCGAATGCGGCCGAGATCATCGCGCCCTTCGACGCCGGCACCACGACAGTCAGCACGCAATCAGGCGATGCAAGTCACCAACGTGCGTACACGCAGCAGCGGCATGTAGCGGCGAACGGTGTCGAAGCGGAGTCGTGGTCGATTCACGGCGCGGGACACGCGTGGGCCGGCGGGAGTCAGCGCGGTTCGTACACGGACCCGTGCGGGCCCGACGCCGCCGCGGAAATGGTGCGATTCTTCCTCGCCCATCCGCGCCCGCATTGA
- a CDS encoding DUF2945 domain-containing protein, whose protein sequence is MEGRTVNASTSDPHYEVESEKSGKHAVHRGDALHRLKN, encoded by the coding sequence GTGGAGGGCAGGACCGTCAACGCGTCAACCTCCGACCCGCATTACGAAGTAGAAAGTGAGAAGAGCGGCAAACATGCCGTTCATCGAGGCGACGCGCTGCATCGGCTCAAGAATTGA